Proteins from a genomic interval of Papaver somniferum cultivar HN1 chromosome 4, ASM357369v1, whole genome shotgun sequence:
- the LOC113272764 gene encoding uncharacterized protein LOC113272764 → MILKQQWKLIGDCKLIPLCKGFFTIKLDNETDRSYIKAGQWEVNYQILRVRNWVSNFRPANVRSSKAQVWIRFPGLGLEFWKENFLFEIRKEIGTPIKIDVATTKCEIGYYANVLVEVDFAQSIPSKIWINTKYEGFFQEVLIHDCPKFCTTCKIVGHLITECYVERNKKKTHAPSFRVVSYKNKPADVPFDICDPAAREEDSLVNSIDTTTIISSSAEIGSPKTGKFNSLVEQSEEESVIMEVPNFLEVAEQNSVQNSVIKFVNGSNGEVTEEAIPVTSWAKTVEKEMVIDNASGKNNSASTSIAKTPEQPKKVGGRAPNKTALLDFTNCLNNCELIQAPKTGLEFSWSNCKHGKKRILCNLDRVVFNQKWVQIYGDWGYKVGLRMVSDHASLLGGCVSIPKPKIAPKKFQKMWIQHPEFLQVVKDSWMNEVQGDPAFVFIRKMKNLKQTLNDWNWNVFGNVNVKIQEAEAKVKTAMQNSNDDPCDEDALKSLVEDQNELSSREVQHNTLLRKKSRIKWVKEGSANTNFFHINMKIRFQFKEVNIVEKLLVVIPQLITAEDQHMLDSTPTAEEIKETTFSIDSDNSPGPDGYSGIFYKNCWDIIQNDFVAAIQFCWNRKFIPKGLNSSFLVLLPKCQGAKTAAQFRPIGLSNAYDAVSWEFLVKVLLKYGFPSSWCRWILTILNSSRISVMVNGGPYGFFTVGRGLRKGDPLSPLLFILMEDVLSRNISQLVHEEKIIPMVVKKGIHPTHLFFADDVFICLNGAKKESAKSYGTALSIPI, encoded by the exons ATGATTCTCAAGCAGCAATGGAAACTTATTGGGGACTGTAAACTCATTCCGTTATGTAAAGGTTTTTTCACCATCAAATTAGATAATGAAACTGATCGAAGTTATATAAAAGCTGGGCAATGGGAGGTCAATTATCAAATTCTCAGAGTTAGAAACTGGGTATCAAACTTTCGTCCTGCAAATGTCAGAAGTTCTAAAGCTCAAGTATGGATTCGATTCCCAGGTTTAGGACTTGAGTTCTGGAAAGAAAATTTTTTATTTGAAATCCGTAAGGAAATTGGAACTCCAATCAAGATTGATGTAGCTACTACAAAATGTGAAATTGGGTACTATGCTAATGTATTGGTTGAGGTGGATTTTGCTCAATCAATACCTAGCAAAATCTGGATTAATACAAAATATGAAGGTTTCTTCCAGGAAGTATTGATTCATGATTGTCCAAAGTTTTGTACCACCTGCAAAATAGTTGGTCACTTAATTACTGAGTGTTATGTGGaaaggaataaaaaaaaaactcatgctCCTTCTTTCAGAGTAGTTTCATACAAAAACAAACCAGCTGATGTTCCTTTTGACATATGTGATCCAGCTGCCAGAGAGGAAGACTCACTAGTAAATTCAATTGATACAACAACAATTATTAGTTCATCAGCAGAAATTGGTTCTCCTAAGACTGGCAAGTTTAATTCTCTGGTAGAACAGTCAGAAGAAGAGTCAGTTATTATGGAAGTACCAAATTTTTTGGAAGTAGCAGAACAGAATTCAGTGCAGAACAGTGTTATCAAATTTGTTAATGGAAGTAATGGAGAGGTGACAGAAGAAGCTATTCCAGTTACATCTTGGGCAAAAACAGTAGAAAAAGAAATGGTAATTGATAATGCATCAGGAAAGAATAATTCAGCAAGTACTTCTATTGCCAAAACTCCAGAGCAGCCAAAG AAAGTAGGTGGTAGAGCTCCTAATAAAACCGCTTTATTGGATTTCACAAATTGCTTGAATAATTGTGAGCTTATACAAGCTCCTAAGACAGGTTTGGAATTCTCTTGGTCTAATTGTAAGCATGGAAAAAAGAGAATTTTGTGTAATCTAGATAGAGTGGTGTTTAATCAGAAATGGGTCCAAATTTATGGTGATTGGGGATATAAAGTAGGATTAAGAATGGTCTCAGATCATGCTTCTTTGTTAGGGGGTTGTGTAagcattccaaaaccaaaaattgcacctaaaaagtttcaaaaaatgtGGATACAGCATCCGGAGTTCCTTCAAGTAGTTAAAGACAGTTGGATGAATGAAGTTCAGGGTGATCCAGCTTTTGTATTCATAAGGAAAATGAAGAATCTTAAACAAACATTAAATGACTGGAACTGGAATGTATTTGGAAATGTTAATGTCAAGATACAAGAAGCTGAAGCTAAAGTTAAAACTGCAATGCAAAATTCAAATGATGACCCTTGTGATGAAGATGCTCTAAAATCACTAGTGGAAGATCAAAATGAATTATCAAGCAGAGAAGTTCAACATAATACTTTAttgaggaagaaatcaaggattaaaTGGGTCAAGGAAGGTTCAGCCAATACAAACTTCTTTCACATTAATATGAAGATAAG ATTTCAGTTCAAGGAAGTGAACATAGTGGAGAAACTACTTGTTGTAATTCCTCAGTTAATAACTGCTGAAGATCAACATATGCTTGACTCTACTCCTACAgctgaagaaataaaagaaacaaCTTTTTCAATAGATTCAGACAACTCACCTGGTCCAGATGGCTACTCTGGAATCTTTTATAAAAATTGTTGGGATATCATCCAAAATGATTTTGTGGCTGCAATTCAATTTTGCTGGAACAGAAAATTTATACCAAAGGGTTTGAACTCCAGTTTTCTTGTTCTTCTGCCAAAATGTCAAGGTGCAAAAACTGCTGCTCAATTCAGGCCCATTGGGTTAAGCAAT GCGTATGATGCAGTCAGCTGGGAGTTCCTTGTTAAAGTGTTACTTAAATATGGCTTTCCTTCTTCTTGGTGTCGATGGATACTAACTATTCTCAATTCTTCAAGAATTTCTGTAATGGTAAATGGTGGACCATATGGATTTTTTACAGTTGGAAGGGGCTTAAGGAaaggtgatccattatcacctTTATTATTCATTCTAATGGAAGATGTGCTGAGCAGAAATATTTCACAGTTGGTTCATGAAgaaaaaatcattcctatggtagtCAAAAAAGGTATTCATCCAACCCAcctattctttgctgatgatgtATTTATATGTTTgaatggagctaaaaaagagTCTGCAAAATCTTATGGAACTGCTTTATCAATACCAATCTAG